AGGGAAAATTTTTGTTGTATAAGCGTTTAAATACTTCCTTACTGTATAGTACAGGATATAGAGTAACCCACAGCCCGGAGAATAATATGAATAATATGGACCTGATCATATCGACGATTAAAAAGGTGTACTCAATAAGACATGCAGTGGAAAAGCGAGCCATGGAAAAGAACCCGTTCAATGGCATACCGTTACTCGAAGACATCGCATACAGGCTTTCGAGCGACGCGCTTTCGAAGGACCAGATGAAAGACATATCTGCCTTCGTAACGGCAACCTGCCCCAATGAAGAGACATTGGTGATCATGGAACGCATATCCGCTTTCAAGGCCGGGCAAAAAGTGGACAGGCCCCTTAAAGTGCTTTTATCCTACGTGGGACTGATCCTGCCAATACTGATCGTCATACTAATCGAAGCATACATGGTATATCTGGGCATTATAACTGAGATGCCTTACCTGATCCTCACGTTCGTTCTGATACTGGCGGCGATCATAATATCGGTGCTCCTGTTCGCGTACCTCGGCTATGATCCGGTGTACAGGCGCGATATGATAGAAAACCATGCATGGAAGGCCATACATAAGGAATGCGAATACAGGCTGAATCTGGGCGGCCAAAAAAGGCTCACGGATTAAACGGTCAGACCGTCTCGTCTCCGAGCTCGCGAGTCCTTACCACTAATTTTTTAATGTTCAATCCCTGCCTTGCCCGCAATGTCCTGGCAAGGTCCAGCAATTCGTTCCTCGGGATAGCTTCTGTCCCCTTCATCTTTTCTTCCCACGCAAGCTCGGGCCTTCCCTGCTGGATTACATAAGAGTCGCAGCATCCGAGGGACCCGGCGATGCCCGCCACGTCTTCCGGCATGTCCGCTATGTCCTTTAAAACAGTGGTCCGCGCCTCATAGTAAACAAGCTTTCCCTCTGACCTCAGCCTTGCGCATATTTCGATAGACCGGGTAATGGACTGCAGTATCTCATCCCCGTTTTCATATCCGGACGCGTACAGGTAGGGCCCCTGCTTCAACGGGGCCTTGACGTCAAGGAATACGGCATCCAGTGATCCTTCGTCGTTCAGCTCTTTTATCCGGTCGGGATACATGCCATTGGTCTGGATACCTACCAGCAGGCCGAAGCTTTTCGCATATTTTGCGAGCTCCCGGACTGCTCCCATCTGCATGAACGGCTCCCCGCCGGAAAGGACTATACCGTCGATGAAATCTTTGGCCTTGTCGATCTCGCCTTTTACTTTTTCGATGTCAGCGGGCTCGTAGTCGTCTTCGACCTCCATGAATTGCGAGTTAGAGCAATAAGGGCACTTCAGCGGACATCCCCGCATAAATATGGTCATGACCACCTTTCCGGGCCAGTCCAGAGTCGACGTCGGTATTATGTCGCCAAGGTTAATTTTCATCGAATGCCTCATGTCAATTGAATATTGTAGATATGGGCTTACACCATAATTAATTTTCTGAGCGATATGAGTATAGTGATGGAATGATGAAAGACCATAGGTCAATGACTATGATATATTGGTTTTTCTTATAATTCCTGATCTAATAAGACCTGTATTATGATAGAAAAAGATTTAAAAACACCATATTCCTCCACCACGAAGGCAACTAAGGGCACGGTTTTTTCACCACGAAGCGCTCGAAGGGCTCGAGGGTACACCAGTTTCCACCACAAAGCGCACGAAGGCGAATAAGGACCACTAATTTTTTTTAAGTATATGATAAATCTTCAAAAAAGTCCTTTGTGAACCCTCGAGCCCCTTGTGCGCTTCGTGGTGAAAAATAGTGGTCCTTAGTCGCCTTTGTGGCGTGGATAACTATGATCAGACAGTAAGGATCAACCTTAACCTGCGAAAATATTGAAATGAAAACTAAAATAAGGAAATAGCCGGAAATCCCGGCCATCATTTGATCTAGTTTACGCAGTATCTCTTTCTGTCCCTGAGCTCTGCGATCTTCGCGTCGTTCCAGCCGCCGGTGTTGATGTCGCCGCTTCCGATGCGCTGGCAGTAGCCGGTTATCCTGGAATAGTACTCAAGATCGTTACCGCTTGCGCCGCAGTTCGGGCATTTATTTAAAAGCCCGCCTGACACGGTCGTACATTTCTTGCAGGTTGTCAGGTCGCGGGTGTAGTCGAAAAGTCCCATGCTCGTGTTGCGGCAGAGCTTTTCGGTGAG
The nucleotide sequence above comes from Methanooceanicella nereidis. Encoded proteins:
- a CDS encoding anaerobic ribonucleoside-triphosphate reductase activating protein, whose product is MKINLGDIIPTSTLDWPGKVVMTIFMRGCPLKCPYCSNSQFMEVEDDYEPADIEKVKGEIDKAKDFIDGIVLSGGEPFMQMGAVRELAKYAKSFGLLVGIQTNGMYPDRIKELNDEGSLDAVFLDVKAPLKQGPYLYASGYENGDEILQSITRSIEICARLRSEGKLVYYEARTTVLKDIADMPEDVAGIAGSLGCCDSYVIQQGRPELAWEEKMKGTEAIPRNELLDLARTLRARQGLNIKKLVVRTRELGDETV